The DNA sequence AAACTAGTTGTTATATAGTTGTTGAGAGGGGTATTATAAACATTTGACatgtaataaaaagtaaaatttgatattttgaaaGGGCCAAGTGGGTCGGCACGGTGGGCCGGCATGATAGGTTGACACGGTGGCACATTGGGTCATCTTCTTAGGCCCAACACAGCTTGCTCCTTTGGGCGTGTCAACCTATCTCGCTATAGTATCCAGGCTCTGGCGGGGCATGGACCAAAATGGGTGGCCCAGCCCATTGGACACCTCTTCTAACAAACCCCTACTATAATGAGGTAATGATGTATTAGAAGTAATGAGAATGACATATCTTTGTAGTTTTGAACCCATAGTATTTTGCGTCATGTGAGACTATCTTCTAGTGTTAATTAGtctatatcaaatataactttataaaaatgtttgaagTTGTGttgtataatgaaaaaaaaattgatttttggaatTGGTCCAATAACTATTAAGtgagtgatttttaaaattttatcaaaaacattaatttttgtGAGGATAAGCTTTACATTAATTAAAGAGTATTTCTAACCCTATGATCATTAGGCCCAAATAGTCTCTTCCTCGTATTTGTGTGATAACCGATACCATTGTTTTGAACCATTTTGGCTTTCAAAAGGAATGTAgaaccaaaaatataaatagcCGATACATTGGTTGATGCATTTTAATAATCGAATTTGTCAATTTTCTCGGGATAAATAATTgactattttaattttgaggATGAAGAATTAAATGAGGGAGAGATTTCCATGAATCCAAgtaaaaaaaggataatttaGCACCAAATCGTAAATGGAGTGTCAAGTactaagagtttgtttgttatgaagtgtttttaacctttttaacaattaaaatttttatcttttaaatattataaagtcTAAAaccgttttctaaaatcattatcaaatgcaATCTAATATCAATTATGAGAAAATTGGCAATGAATCAAATGTGTATGCCtgtgtgggtttttttttttttatcaaaattggCAATGTATCTGTTGGAGGATTTTAAACActatattaaaaggaaaaaaaacacaaaaatcttTGTGCATGTATCatcattttatattatatatatttaattacattcaataattattttaatattatatttcttttcaaaattaaaatttaataaaatataacttttatctCCAACTTTAAAATCTTGAAATTCACAAGGATGAGAAAACATCAACTATTCAATtgaattagtttaaaattaataggtAGGTCGTGAATTAATTTTACCGTGAATCCAAACTCGCAAAAAGCGTGTTGGATTCAGGCCGTGTTTTCTAATCATGTCAAACTTTGTCACCCTCAtacttaattatatttaattaattaaaagttctattaaaatactaatgaataaaaattaaaaatacaaatctaaaaatattgattttaaaaaattactactTCGTAACTACGTCTCATGGAATATCACAAATACTTCTttctatagaaagaaaaaaaaaattaaattttagaaaataatacatAGAAATTCCTCCATAAATAATCTCGCAGATTCTTCAATTTCTTCTCATGAATAATGCATGTGACACATATTATATATAGGTGATTTTGAGGTTGGAATatagaattaattttctttgagaACAAACAAACCAAATCCCGAAGAACTTGATAGAATTCAGTGGGGATTATTTAGATGTCAAACAACTATTTTGCATAATCCcagagagaaaaattgaaaatttcaccatttttaagagagaggagagagtgTGTGGTGATTGATTTGTGATGGAGGCCCATTAAGAAACACACACTGTCACCCAGGTCTGTCAACATTCTTTCATTTCTTGCTCTTTTTCATTCACATTTACATTTGTTTGTTTCCtgagaaaatattggaaaagaaaaaagaatttcatAATCTCGAGTCTTGTGTCCTTGAATGATCAATCAGTGTTAAAtggtttcttcttctcctccatGCAATAGGGATTACGTTCACCGATCGAAATATATTTGGATTTTGTTTGGATCTCAGAagatctatgaaaaaaaaaaaaaattagattaaaacatttttttttcttaatgttctttttctttccatgcATTCTTGATATCCAAACATCTCTTAAATATTGTCCTCACTAATTGACTAAAATTAGGTTGAAGAGCAGCGCAGTTCATTGGAAGGGTAGCATGGAAAACCAAAGTTTTCTGAATACTCCATTGATTCATACCCCTCATGTGAGTATAATACCCTCATTCCCATCCTtcctaattttctttacaaatctatcttcaaatgaaagaaattgaaaaaaaaaaggaatattaatgcaatacttcttaaatttttttttctcttgaaatGTTTGAGCTTCATTATATTTAAGAGATTTTGGAATCCTtcactttttttcccttttcttgatattttgggttgtttggtttgaaagagtttaaaggaaaatgtgGGAGAGAAAAcgaagaagaaaagcaaaagtaaagaaaaaagtgaggaaaaataaataaaaaattttaaattaataaattatttttatacactactttaaacttattttcacttatttaacacttccatataaagattaaataattaaaaaatatctcaattttttaataatttgaattatatttcgCCTAtagaaaaaccaaatataagaaagtcattttccttatcattattttttttaccttaatgaCATAACTTTAGTGATGCAAGTGAAGGGTGAATGTTATTAAAGCGCTCTTTTCCAAAAtgatttttggaagaatcaTTTACAATTGCCAAACAAGGAAGCGATTTCGAGCACTTATGAATGAATCACTTCTAACTCTTTCAAGATCACTTCCAAACGGGCTCTTACTagtttaatgaaaatgaaattttgggcTAGGTAGAATGGCTTTGAAACTTACATCCTTCCCAGAAGTAGAAGATTTTGTTGTTAATTGATGATCCAAAGTTATTTCCCTTCTCAGTTGAAAACAGATGTAGAATCAAGACTCCAGTGCACTGACACCACTGGAACAGGCTTCATTAGATCTTGCTACATTGCAATCAGTGCCTTCCTAGGTACAAATATTCCTTAATTTACTTCCAAAATCTCCTTCAAATCTTGTTCAATTCTTTAATGTACTGTTTGTAAATAAATCTTGATGCAGTTCTTTCTGTTTTGGTTACTTtaggaattggaattttaacACTTCCCTACGCGGTTGCAAGGAGCGGATGGTTGGCTCTAATCCTACTTGCTATAACAGCTTATATGTCATTTTGCACTGCAATTTTGCTCAAGAGATGCATGCAGGCAGATCCATATATAAGAAGCTATCAGGACATAGCAGAGCTTGCTTTTGGCAAAGAATTTAGGCTGATAGTCCATGTTTTGATGAATATGGAGCTCTACCTTGTTGCTGTGGGGTTGTTGATCATTGAAGGGGACACTCTGCATAAGTTGTTTCCCAATTTTGTCGTAAACCTTGGGGGGTTAAGGCTTGGAGGGGAGCTGTTTTCTGTTGTGGTCACAGCTCTGGTGATTCTGCCTTCAGCCTTGTTGACCGACTTGGGAGTGTTGTCATATGTGTTTGCCATGGGGGCTGCTGCAATTATCATAATCGTCGTTTCGATTCTCTTCACTGGTGTGTCTGGGGGGGTTGGATTTGATGGCAAGAGCCAATTGCTGATCACGGGTGGTTTCCCTACTTCTATTGCCTTGTTTATAGCTTGCTTTGGTGGCCATCCAGTGATTCCTACTGTATACATATCTATGAAGAACAAACATCAGTTCACAATGGTAAATGATTGATGATAACTACGAAAAAAACCCGAAAAACTACCTATTAATCATACCATATTTGCCTAAATGTGTAATTGCCCTTCTGCAGGTGATGCTCATCAGCTTCCTTTTCAACAATGTCATATACATATCCATTGCTGTTGTTGGGTATCTCATGTATGGGAGTGAT is a window from the Vitis riparia cultivar Riparia Gloire de Montpellier isolate 1030 chromosome 9, EGFV_Vit.rip_1.0, whole genome shotgun sequence genome containing:
- the LOC117922658 gene encoding amino acid transporter AVT1I-like; translated protein: MENQSFLNTPLIHTPHLKTDVESRLQCTDTTGTGFIRSCYIAISAFLGIGILTLPYAVARSGWLALILLAITAYMSFCTAILLKRCMQADPYIRSYQDIAELAFGKEFRLIVHVLMNMELYLVAVGLLIIEGDTLHKLFPNFVVNLGGLRLGGELFSVVVTALVILPSALLTDLGVLSYVFAMGAAAIIIIVVSILFTGVSGGVGFDGKSQLLITGGFPTSIALFIACFGGHPVIPTVYISMKNKHQFTMVMLISFLFNNVIYISIAVVGYLMYGSDVQSQITLNLPTRELSSKLAIYTTLAIPVCRYALVMTPVASSIETGLMNKNGDKRSIRLLTRIALLISVAVTACIFPYFESLMAVVGSICVVLASFLLPCCCYLKISGTYRKWSYELVGIIWIIIFGTVAGVVGTYASISDLVGKM